From Lysinibacillus sp. SGAir0095, the proteins below share one genomic window:
- a CDS encoding acetylornithine transaminase — MNALFNNYSRRPISIVEGKGTIVKDSNGKQYLDFTSGIAVCCLGHAHPALVKIVQEQSEKLWHISNLYESPGQIALAESLVKDNHLAHALFCNSGAEANEAAIKLARKHTGRHHIITFKNSFHGRTFGAMSATGQEKIQKGFGPLVDQFTYLPFNDVEALKEAVDHTVGAIMLEIIQGEGGIYEVTEEFAQAINEICENNDILLIVDEVQTGIGRTGTRFAFEQTVLKPDIVSMAKGLGGGFPIGGILGTAELYETFGPGSHGTTYGGNPLGVAVAQTVIDHVFDSAFLSEVEEKSQYLISILRDAFPQEQFAIRGKGLLLGIDCGKDVASLVGKAEEEGLLLVAAGPQVLRLLPPLTVTKQEIDEAVEILKKILVEEKSPVS; from the coding sequence ATGAATGCATTATTTAACAACTATTCTAGAAGACCAATTAGTATTGTTGAGGGAAAAGGAACGATTGTAAAAGACTCAAATGGGAAACAATATCTCGATTTCACAAGTGGTATTGCTGTATGTTGTTTAGGCCATGCTCATCCAGCATTAGTAAAAATAGTACAGGAACAAAGTGAAAAGCTATGGCATATAAGCAATTTGTATGAAAGTCCCGGTCAAATTGCTTTAGCGGAAAGTTTGGTGAAGGATAATCACTTAGCTCATGCACTATTCTGTAATAGTGGAGCAGAAGCAAATGAAGCAGCAATTAAATTAGCTAGAAAACATACAGGTAGACATCATATTATCACTTTTAAAAATTCCTTCCATGGAAGAACTTTCGGCGCAATGTCTGCCACAGGCCAAGAAAAAATTCAAAAAGGCTTTGGACCATTAGTTGATCAATTTACTTATCTTCCATTCAATGATGTAGAGGCACTTAAGGAAGCTGTCGATCATACTGTCGGTGCAATCATGCTTGAGATAATTCAAGGTGAAGGTGGCATCTATGAGGTTACAGAAGAATTTGCCCAAGCAATCAATGAAATCTGTGAAAATAATGATATCTTGCTGATCGTGGATGAGGTACAAACAGGAATTGGACGTACGGGTACACGTTTTGCCTTTGAGCAAACAGTTTTAAAACCGGACATCGTATCAATGGCGAAAGGATTAGGTGGGGGCTTCCCAATAGGTGGGATTTTGGGAACAGCAGAATTATATGAAACATTTGGCCCAGGTTCACATGGAACAACTTATGGAGGAAATCCTCTGGGAGTAGCTGTAGCTCAAACAGTCATTGATCATGTATTTGACTCTGCCTTCTTAAGTGAGGTGGAAGAAAAATCACAATATTTAATTAGTATATTAAGAGATGCCTTTCCACAAGAACAATTCGCGATTCGAGGTAAAGGCTTATTGCTAGGTATTGATTGTGGAAAAGACGTCGCTTCCTTAGTTGGTAAAGCTGAAGAAGAGGGGTTATTACTAGTAGCAGCAGGTCCCCAAGTACTTCGATTATTACCACCATTAACCGTAACAAAACAAGAAATAGATGAAGCCGTAGAAATTTTGAAAAAGATATTAGTAGAAGAAAAAAGCCCAGTCTCTTAG
- the argB gene encoding acetylglutamate kinase, which translates to MTMFKSTLPTVRRKIVIKLGGSTLEGLNKAFFSNFKNLQQDGYDIIITHGGGPAINRELEKQHVSSTVLNGIRVTNGDAVNIVQSTLIGTVNPSLVGELNEAGILAIGLNGFDGQLLQSDFLDQETYGYVGKITSVNTQLINILCENHIVPVIACVGATGDGQALNINGDTVASEVALAIGAESLLLVTDVSGIRIDGEYQEEATPSLINQWIEDGHIYGGMIPKVQGALQVLKSGIPSVQIVNDQLMGTLIVPSYNENLAPR; encoded by the coding sequence ATGACTATGTTCAAATCAACGCTTCCTACCGTTCGTAGAAAAATCGTCATTAAACTTGGCGGCAGTACATTGGAAGGCTTAAATAAAGCCTTCTTTTCCAATTTCAAAAATCTGCAACAAGATGGATATGACATCATTATTACACATGGTGGAGGGCCAGCAATTAATAGAGAACTAGAAAAGCAACATGTGAGCTCGACCGTGTTAAATGGTATTCGTGTAACGAATGGAGATGCGGTTAACATCGTACAATCAACTTTAATAGGAACTGTAAATCCTTCTTTGGTGGGCGAGCTAAATGAAGCCGGAATTTTGGCAATAGGTTTAAATGGGTTTGATGGTCAATTATTACAAAGTGATTTTCTAGACCAGGAAACCTATGGCTATGTAGGAAAAATAACAAGTGTGAATACCCAACTAATTAATATTTTATGCGAGAACCATATAGTCCCTGTTATTGCTTGTGTAGGGGCAACTGGGGACGGGCAAGCACTGAATATTAATGGAGATACTGTTGCGAGTGAGGTAGCATTAGCCATTGGAGCAGAAAGTTTATTACTAGTGACAGATGTTTCTGGCATTCGTATCGATGGAGAATATCAAGAAGAAGCGACGCCGAGCTTGATCAACCAATGGATTGAGGATGGACATATTTATGGAGGTATGATTCCAAAGGTTCAAGGGGCTCTTCAGGTGCTGAAATCTGGTATTCCTAGTGTACAAATTGTTAACGACCAATTAATGGGAACTCTTATTGTTCCTTCTTATAATGAGAACCTAGCGCCAAGATAG
- the argJ gene encoding bifunctional glutamate N-acetyltransferase/amino-acid acetyltransferase ArgJ, whose protein sequence is MLNLIYEIRKISSKNILSPKGFSAAGMHCGIKHKKKDLAILVSEVPASVAGVFTTNAIQAAPIKVTKEVVYHTGKMQALIVNSGNANACTGKQGLADAYEMQSLAAEKLGIEPSLVGVASTGVIGEIMKMEPIRTGVEKLQLGSSLEDGIDFAQAILTTDTVMKNTTYSTLIDGKEVVISGTAKGSGMIEPNMATMLGFITTDANIESDVLQNALSDITNVTFNAITVDGDTSTNDTVIVMANGLAGNDTLTPAHPDWNNFYSTLQLVAEDLAKAIARDGEGATKLIEVEVTGAISDVEARKIAKTVVGSPLVKTAVFGNDANWGRIIAAVGYSGATVDPEKISIKIGEALMVQDGEPVPFSEEELIKILKANEVKIYVSLGQGEGHGLAWGCDLTYDYVQINASYRS, encoded by the coding sequence ATGTTGAATTTAATCTATGAGATTAGAAAGATATCAAGTAAGAATATTTTGTCACCAAAAGGATTTTCAGCTGCGGGTATGCATTGTGGCATTAAGCATAAGAAGAAAGATTTAGCTATCTTGGTAAGTGAAGTTCCAGCAAGCGTTGCTGGTGTATTTACTACGAACGCAATTCAAGCTGCACCAATAAAAGTAACAAAAGAGGTTGTTTATCACACAGGTAAAATGCAGGCACTAATCGTAAACTCTGGAAATGCGAATGCTTGTACTGGAAAGCAAGGGCTTGCTGATGCATATGAAATGCAAAGTCTAGCAGCGGAGAAGTTGGGTATTGAACCTTCTCTTGTTGGAGTTGCTTCAACAGGTGTAATTGGTGAAATCATGAAAATGGAACCAATCCGTACAGGTGTTGAAAAGTTACAGTTAGGGAGCTCTTTAGAGGATGGAATCGATTTTGCACAAGCGATCCTTACAACAGATACTGTTATGAAAAACACTACTTACAGTACACTTATCGATGGGAAAGAAGTGGTAATCTCTGGTACAGCTAAGGGCTCAGGAATGATAGAACCCAATATGGCGACGATGCTAGGATTCATTACTACGGATGCGAATATTGAATCGGATGTATTACAAAATGCACTTTCTGATATAACGAATGTGACTTTCAATGCAATTACGGTGGATGGGGATACGTCGACCAATGATACAGTAATTGTTATGGCAAATGGATTAGCAGGAAATGATACATTAACACCAGCACATCCTGATTGGAATAATTTTTATAGCACTTTACAACTAGTTGCAGAAGATTTAGCAAAAGCAATTGCTCGAGATGGAGAAGGGGCAACTAAATTAATAGAAGTAGAGGTTACCGGAGCCATTTCGGATGTAGAAGCCCGTAAAATCGCCAAAACTGTAGTAGGATCACCTCTTGTGAAAACGGCAGTATTCGGAAATGACGCAAACTGGGGACGTATCATTGCTGCTGTTGGGTATAGTGGTGCTACGGTAGACCCAGAAAAAATCTCTATTAAAATCGGGGAAGCATTAATGGTGCAAGATGGGGAGCCAGTACCATTTTCAGAAGAAGAATTAATCAAAATCCTAAAAGCAAACGAAGTGAAAATTTACGTGTCTTTAGGTCAAGGAGAAGGACACGGATTAGCATGGGGGTGCGATTTAACATATGACTATGTTCAAATCAACGCTTCCTACCGTTCGTAG
- the argC gene encoding N-acetyl-gamma-glutamyl-phosphate reductase has protein sequence MKVGIIGATGYGGLELIRFLHNHSEVEKIELFTSSEEGAIFSSKFGHLLSIHDTPLQKIDVETLASFDVVFTSTPSGVTSKLLPPLVGIGPKLIDLSGDYRLKDLGAYEKWYKKEPAPESIIKESVYGLTEWNEANIKSASLIANPGCYPTAVLLSVLPLIKERLIDPSYLVIDAKSGVSGAGNKPSQLTHYSEMNENFSIYKVNEHQHIPEIEQAITMFADAETAITFNTHIVPMTRGILATSYAPVLPGVTNKQLNDCLKETYKNHPFVRVVQDISTIGTNRVKGSNYCDIFVQLDERTNRATIVGVIDNLVKGAAGQAIQNMNVQCEFPQTLGLDVIPLFI, from the coding sequence TTGAAAGTTGGAATTATAGGGGCAACAGGATATGGGGGATTAGAATTAATCCGTTTCTTACACAATCATTCAGAGGTTGAAAAAATCGAATTGTTTACTTCTTCGGAAGAAGGAGCAATTTTTTCTTCAAAATTCGGTCATTTGTTATCGATTCACGATACACCATTACAAAAAATTGATGTAGAAACTTTAGCTAGTTTTGATGTTGTATTTACAAGTACTCCTTCTGGTGTAACGAGTAAACTACTTCCTCCGTTAGTCGGTATTGGTCCAAAGCTGATAGACCTTTCTGGTGACTATCGCTTAAAGGATTTAGGTGCTTATGAAAAATGGTACAAGAAAGAACCGGCACCGGAATCTATTATAAAGGAAAGTGTATATGGACTTACTGAATGGAATGAGGCAAATATAAAATCAGCTAGTTTAATAGCTAATCCGGGGTGTTATCCAACTGCTGTTTTACTTTCAGTGCTACCTTTAATAAAAGAACGACTGATCGATCCGAGCTACTTAGTGATTGATGCCAAAAGTGGTGTATCTGGTGCAGGTAATAAGCCCTCCCAATTAACACACTATAGTGAAATGAATGAAAATTTTTCAATATATAAAGTAAATGAACATCAACATATACCTGAGATTGAACAGGCCATTACAATGTTTGCAGACGCAGAAACAGCTATTACTTTCAATACACATATTGTTCCAATGACGCGGGGAATTTTAGCTACTTCCTATGCACCAGTATTGCCAGGTGTTACGAACAAGCAACTAAATGATTGTTTAAAAGAAACATATAAAAATCATCCATTTGTCCGTGTAGTACAGGATATATCTACAATTGGAACAAATCGAGTAAAAGGTTCAAACTATTGTGATATTTTTGTTCAGCTAGATGAAAGAACAAACAGAGCCACTATAGTTGGTGTGATAGATAATTTGGTAAAAGGGGCTGCGGGGCAAGCAATCCAAAATATGAATGTCCAGTGCGAATTTCCACAAACATTAGGTCTGGATGTTATTCCATTATTTATTTAA
- the acsA gene encoding acetate--CoA ligase — protein MGIKITDRLAVSGGDYHLKRYDEMAASFDWKETETSFSWHATGKVNAAYEAIDRHAESFRKNKVALFFEDGNRKESYTFYDMKRFSNKAANVFKQHTTLNKGDRLFIFMPRSPELYFSLLGAIKMGVIVGPLFEAFMEGAVYDRLSDSEAKALVTTPSLLNRVPVEKLPHLEKIFVVGEQIEENEKIVDFASEMEKASSLFDIEWVDREDGMLLHYTSGSTGAPKGVLHVHNAMIQHYQTAQWVLDLQEQDIFWCTADPGWVTGTAYGVFGPWLNGVTNLIVGGRFSPENWYGAIERYGVTVWYSAPTAFRMLMGAGASVLEQFDLSTLRHILSVGEPLNPEVIKWGMEVLNHRIHDTWWMTETGGHIICNYPSMDIKPGSMGKPVPGIYATIVDDEGKEVPPYTMGNLAIRKGWPSMMRQIWGNPERFDSYFLRDEWYITGDSAYIDDDGYFWFQGRVDDVIMTSGERVGPFEVESKLLEHPDVVEAGVIGKPDPIRGEIIKAFIALREGIEASDELAENIRNFVKTGLAAHAAPREIEFKEKLPKTRSGKIMRRVLKAWELKLPTGDLSTMED, from the coding sequence ATGGGGATAAAAATTACAGACAGACTAGCTGTTTCAGGTGGAGATTATCATTTGAAAAGATATGATGAAATGGCTGCATCTTTTGATTGGAAAGAGACAGAAACATCTTTTAGCTGGCATGCAACTGGGAAGGTCAATGCTGCTTATGAAGCCATTGATCGTCATGCGGAAAGCTTTCGAAAAAACAAAGTAGCATTATTTTTCGAAGATGGGAATCGAAAAGAAAGCTATACGTTCTATGATATGAAACGTTTTTCGAACAAAGCTGCAAATGTGTTTAAACAACACACTACTTTAAACAAGGGTGATCGTTTGTTTATTTTTATGCCGCGGTCACCTGAATTGTATTTTTCTCTATTAGGAGCAATTAAAATGGGCGTAATAGTAGGTCCATTATTTGAGGCATTTATGGAAGGAGCCGTTTATGACCGATTGTCGGACAGTGAAGCGAAAGCATTAGTTACTACTCCTAGCCTATTAAATCGAGTTCCAGTAGAGAAGCTTCCACATTTGGAAAAAATCTTCGTTGTTGGGGAACAAATCGAAGAGAATGAGAAAATTGTGGACTTTGCAAGCGAAATGGAAAAAGCATCAAGTTTATTTGATATAGAGTGGGTGGACCGTGAAGATGGCATGCTACTTCACTATACTTCCGGTTCAACGGGAGCTCCAAAAGGTGTGCTACATGTTCATAATGCGATGATTCAGCATTATCAAACTGCACAATGGGTTCTGGATTTACAAGAACAAGATATTTTTTGGTGTACAGCAGATCCTGGATGGGTTACAGGGACAGCTTATGGTGTGTTTGGTCCGTGGCTAAATGGTGTAACAAACTTAATAGTTGGTGGACGGTTTAGTCCAGAAAATTGGTATGGTGCAATCGAACGATACGGAGTAACAGTTTGGTATAGTGCACCTACAGCATTCAGGATGCTAATGGGTGCTGGTGCAAGTGTGTTAGAGCAGTTTGACCTTTCTACTCTTCGCCATATACTGTCAGTAGGAGAGCCTTTGAATCCAGAAGTTATCAAGTGGGGTATGGAAGTACTTAACCATAGAATCCATGACACTTGGTGGATGACTGAAACAGGTGGCCATATTATTTGTAATTATCCCTCAATGGATATTAAGCCAGGTTCAATGGGGAAACCTGTACCGGGTATCTATGCAACCATTGTGGATGATGAAGGAAAAGAAGTTCCCCCATATACGATGGGGAACTTAGCGATTCGAAAAGGATGGCCGTCTATGATGCGTCAAATTTGGGGCAATCCTGAGCGATTTGACTCCTATTTTCTTAGAGATGAATGGTATATTACAGGCGATTCAGCATATATTGATGATGATGGATATTTCTGGTTCCAGGGCCGTGTCGACGATGTCATTATGACTTCTGGTGAACGAGTAGGTCCATTTGAAGTGGAGAGTAAATTACTTGAACATCCTGATGTCGTAGAGGCAGGAGTAATAGGTAAGCCGGATCCGATACGCGGAGAAATTATAAAAGCCTTTATAGCACTAAGGGAAGGGATAGAAGCTAGCGATGAATTAGCAGAAAATATACGTAATTTTGTTAAAACGGGTTTAGCTGCCCACGCTGCACCAAGAGAAATTGAATTCAAAGAAAAGCTTCCAAAAACGAGAAGCGGAAAAATTATGCGTCGTGTTTTAAAAGCATGGGAATTGAAACTGCCAACTGGAGATTTATCTACAATGGAAGATTAA
- a CDS encoding GNAT family N-acetyltransferase — MEHIKSFYSLRMETRHGLVTIEGPIPSEQLEKYTFHEDLVSFRPAVQQQKALVEIAKLEEGRILIIRNGETVVGYVTFLYPDPLERWSEDQIENMIELGAIEVIPSYRGGGVAKNLLQVSFMDDAMEDYLVITTEYYWHWDLKGTGLNVWDYRRMMERLMKSVDFEYFATDDPEITSHPANCLMARVGKRVNNDTMERFDQLRFKNRFMY, encoded by the coding sequence ATGGAACATATTAAAAGCTTTTATTCCCTAAGAATGGAAACAAGGCACGGGCTTGTAACAATCGAAGGACCCATTCCTTCAGAACAGCTGGAGAAATACACTTTTCATGAAGATTTAGTATCATTTAGACCAGCTGTGCAGCAGCAAAAGGCATTAGTTGAAATTGCTAAACTAGAAGAAGGACGAATACTTATTATTCGAAATGGAGAGACCGTTGTAGGCTATGTCACTTTTTTATATCCCGACCCATTAGAGAGATGGTCTGAGGATCAGATAGAAAATATGATAGAGCTTGGCGCGATTGAAGTAATCCCCTCCTATCGTGGTGGAGGTGTAGCCAAAAATTTATTACAAGTGTCTTTCATGGATGATGCAATGGAAGATTATTTAGTGATAACAACAGAATACTATTGGCACTGGGATTTAAAAGGGACAGGTCTAAATGTATGGGATTATCGTAGGATGATGGAACGGCTGATGAAGAGTGTCGATTTCGAATATTTCGCCACAGATGATCCAGAAATCACATCTCATCCTGCCAACTGCTTAATGGCGAGAGTAGGTAAGCGTGTGAATAATGATACAATGGAACGCTTTGACCAACTACGCTTTAAAAATCGTTTTATGTACTAA
- a CDS encoding acetoin utilization AcuB family protein — MIIEEIMNRDIHSLAPSHTVKDAIEMMREKKIRHLPIIDDCEKLVGIITAHDLKNVLPSTIKSELNLTTYETPLEEIMVKNPLIGHPLDFIEEVALTLYDSKISCLPIVSGGKLVGMVTTTDLLYTYIELTGANKPSSKIDIQVIDKPGILSDITEIFKKHHANVLSVLVYPSKNHKESKIISVRVQIINPLSIIEDLRKEGFDVLWPNLPGVDRS, encoded by the coding sequence ATGATTATTGAAGAAATTATGAATAGAGATATCCATTCTTTAGCTCCTTCTCATACCGTTAAAGATGCGATTGAAATGATGAGGGAGAAAAAAATTCGACATTTACCGATTATCGATGACTGTGAAAAATTAGTAGGCATCATAACAGCACATGATCTAAAAAACGTTTTACCATCTACTATAAAAAGTGAGTTAAATTTAACAACCTATGAGACGCCTCTTGAAGAGATTATGGTAAAAAATCCACTAATAGGGCATCCACTAGATTTTATTGAAGAGGTTGCCCTTACACTCTATGATTCTAAAATTAGTTGTCTTCCAATTGTGTCAGGTGGCAAATTAGTTGGTATGGTAACAACAACCGATTTGCTTTATACATATATCGAGCTAACTGGGGCAAACAAACCCTCCTCCAAAATCGATATTCAAGTAATCGATAAGCCTGGTATTCTTTCTGATATTACAGAGATTTTTAAGAAGCATCATGCCAATGTGTTAAGTGTGTTAGTATATCCTAGCAAAAATCATAAAGAAAGCAAGATTATTAGTGTTCGAGTACAGATTATTAATCCATTATCCATCATTGAAGATTTGCGTAAAGAAGGCTTTGATGTGTTATGGCCAAATTTACCTGGAGTTGATCGTTCATGA
- a CDS encoding acetoin utilization protein AcuC: MKDAVFIYSPEQLGYKFSDSHPFNHKRLLLTMDLLKDINALSDADIVPARVATDEEIALGHDKKYIEIVKKAGHGLLTSEACENYGIGTEDTPIFSNMHEASALLVGSTLQAVDYVMQGKSRHALNLGGGLHHGFFGRASGFCIYNDSTVAIRYMQEKYNARVLYIDTDAHHGDGVQWAFYDDPNVCTLSIHETGRYLFPGTGNVTERGNGQGYGTSFNFPIDAFTEDESFLEIYEQAVREIFDYFKPDVVITQNGADAHYFDPLTHLYGTMKIYQEIPRLAHKLAHEYCDGKWIAVGGGGYDIWRVVPRAWSYIWTEMNNLALPTGGLPKTWLEKWQPESPVPLIPTWEDPTPLYEPIPRKLEIEEKNAQMLMKALHMIRAGRR; the protein is encoded by the coding sequence ATGAAAGATGCCGTCTTTATTTATTCGCCAGAACAGCTTGGATATAAGTTTTCAGATTCGCACCCATTTAATCATAAGCGTTTACTTTTAACAATGGATTTACTTAAAGATATAAATGCCCTTTCGGATGCAGATATTGTACCTGCACGAGTTGCAACAGATGAAGAAATCGCTCTTGGTCATGATAAAAAGTATATCGAAATTGTGAAAAAGGCGGGCCATGGTTTATTAACTTCAGAAGCATGCGAAAACTATGGAATTGGAACAGAGGATACACCGATATTCAGCAATATGCATGAAGCAAGTGCTTTGTTAGTTGGAAGTACATTGCAAGCAGTAGACTATGTAATGCAAGGTAAAAGTCGACATGCATTAAATTTAGGTGGTGGCCTACACCATGGCTTTTTTGGCCGGGCTTCAGGTTTTTGTATTTACAATGACAGTACTGTCGCTATCCGTTATATGCAGGAGAAATACAATGCGCGAGTATTATATATAGATACAGATGCACATCATGGAGATGGGGTTCAATGGGCTTTTTATGATGATCCGAATGTTTGTACACTATCCATTCATGAGACAGGTCGCTACCTATTTCCTGGTACAGGTAATGTTACCGAACGCGGCAATGGTCAAGGCTATGGAACATCATTTAATTTTCCCATAGATGCATTTACAGAGGATGAAAGTTTTCTAGAAATTTATGAACAAGCCGTAAGAGAAATATTTGACTATTTTAAACCTGATGTTGTTATTACACAAAATGGTGCTGACGCTCATTATTTTGACCCTCTTACCCATCTATATGGAACGATGAAAATCTATCAAGAGATACCTAGATTAGCACATAAGTTAGCACATGAATACTGTGATGGAAAATGGATTGCTGTAGGTGGCGGTGGGTATGATATATGGCGTGTTGTTCCAAGAGCCTGGTCCTATATCTGGACCGAGATGAACAACTTGGCTTTACCAACTGGCGGACTCCCAAAAACCTGGTTGGAAAAATGGCAGCCTGAATCTCCAGTACCACTGATTCCAACATGGGAGGATCCAACTCCTTTATATGAACCGATTCCACGTAAGCTAGAAATTGAAGAAAAAAATGCACAGATGCTGATGAAAGCACTTCATATGATTCGAGCAGGAAGAAGATAA
- the ccpA gene encoding catabolite control protein A, whose amino-acid sequence MTVTIYDVAREANVSMATVSRVVNGNQNVKPATRKKVLEVIERLEYRPNAVARGLASKKTTTVGVIIPDISNNIYAEAARGIEDIATMYRYNIILANSDQNEDKELNLLDTMLGKQVDGIVMMSDAVTPKLHQSMEHSPVPIVLAGSVDETNNFPSVNIDYFQASYEAVQMLIANGHKRIAFVSGPLAYTINSKFKLEAFKKALTDANLELDEQLIISDDGTYDSGLEAWDTLSNLEQPPTAFFAGSDELAIGLIHGAQDNGKNVPDEIEVISFEDSKLARMVRPQLTSVVLPLYDIGAVAMRLLTKLMYKENIEDQSVIIPHRIEKRDSVK is encoded by the coding sequence TTGACTGTAACGATTTATGATGTTGCACGTGAAGCAAATGTTTCAATGGCGACGGTGTCACGTGTAGTTAACGGAAACCAAAATGTAAAACCTGCTACAAGAAAAAAAGTGTTGGAAGTAATTGAACGCTTAGAATATCGACCAAATGCAGTAGCACGTGGTCTAGCAAGTAAGAAAACAACAACAGTAGGGGTTATTATTCCAGATATTTCAAATAATATTTATGCGGAAGCCGCACGTGGAATAGAAGATATAGCAACGATGTATCGCTATAATATTATTTTAGCGAACTCAGACCAAAACGAAGACAAAGAGTTAAATCTATTAGATACAATGTTAGGAAAGCAAGTAGATGGTATCGTAATGATGAGTGATGCAGTAACGCCAAAGCTTCATCAATCAATGGAACATTCACCTGTACCAATTGTGCTTGCTGGGTCAGTGGACGAAACCAACAATTTCCCTTCGGTGAATATTGATTATTTCCAGGCGTCTTATGAAGCAGTTCAGATGCTAATAGCTAATGGTCATAAACGAATTGCATTTGTTTCAGGACCACTTGCATATACGATTAACTCTAAATTTAAACTTGAGGCTTTTAAAAAGGCTCTAACAGATGCAAACCTTGAACTGGATGAACAGTTAATTATTTCGGATGATGGTACGTATGATAGTGGCCTTGAAGCTTGGGATACATTAAGTAACCTTGAGCAACCACCGACTGCATTTTTTGCAGGGAGTGATGAATTAGCAATAGGACTAATTCATGGTGCACAGGATAATGGTAAAAACGTTCCTGATGAAATTGAAGTAATTAGCTTTGAGGATTCGAAGCTTGCACGTATGGTGCGTCCGCAACTAACAAGTGTTGTATTACCGTTATACGATATTGGTGCTGTAGCGATGCGTTTACTTACAAAATTAATGTACAAAGAAAATATAGAGGATCAATCGGTTATTATTCCTCACAGAATTGAAAAAAGAGATTCTGTAAAATAG
- a CDS encoding bifunctional 3-deoxy-7-phosphoheptulonate synthase/chorismate mutase has translation MSEQNLEALRSQIDELNIEILRLINERAEIVDEIGKIKGKQGVNRYDPLRERHMLNLLKEHNKGPLNQMTVDFIFKQIFKTALKQLEADKKKELLVSRKKKSEDTVVEINGETVGAGGPTFVFGPCSVESYEQVAAVAASIQAKGLKLIRGGAYKPRTSPYDFQGLGLEGLKILKQISKEYGLGVVTEIVTPAHIEEALDYVDVIQIGARNMQNFELLKAVGSTNKPVLLKRGLAATIDEFIHAAEYIMSQGNENIMLCERGIRTYEKATRNTLDISAVPILKQETHLPVFVDVTHSTGRRDLLLPCAKAAIAIGADGVMAEVHPDPSVALSDSQQQMDIPEFDAYYNELLKFMKQYELKA, from the coding sequence ATGAGTGAGCAAAATTTAGAAGCGTTACGTAGTCAAATAGACGAATTAAACATAGAAATCTTACGTTTAATTAATGAGCGAGCAGAGATTGTGGATGAAATCGGTAAAATCAAAGGTAAACAAGGTGTCAACCGATATGATCCTCTTCGTGAACGCCATATGTTAAATCTATTAAAAGAGCATAATAAAGGCCCGTTAAATCAAATGACGGTTGACTTTATATTTAAGCAAATCTTCAAAACAGCTCTTAAACAACTTGAAGCTGATAAGAAGAAAGAACTTCTTGTATCTCGTAAGAAAAAATCAGAAGATACGGTTGTTGAAATTAATGGTGAAACAGTAGGAGCAGGAGGCCCAACATTCGTATTTGGCCCATGTTCAGTAGAATCATACGAACAGGTTGCAGCTGTTGCAGCGTCAATTCAAGCAAAAGGGTTGAAATTGATTCGTGGCGGAGCTTACAAACCACGTACATCTCCATACGATTTCCAAGGTTTAGGGCTAGAGGGCCTTAAAATCTTAAAACAAATATCTAAAGAGTATGGCCTTGGAGTTGTTACAGAAATCGTAACACCAGCACACATTGAAGAAGCATTAGATTATGTTGATGTCATCCAAATTGGTGCACGTAATATGCAAAACTTCGAGCTATTAAAAGCTGTAGGTTCGACAAATAAACCCGTTCTATTGAAACGTGGTTTAGCAGCGACAATCGATGAATTCATCCATGCGGCAGAATATATTATGTCTCAAGGGAATGAAAACATTATGCTATGTGAGCGCGGTATCCGTACTTACGAAAAAGCAACACGTAACACTCTAGACATTTCAGCTGTACCAATTTTGAAACAAGAAACACATTTACCTGTATTCGTTGATGTAACGCATTCAACTGGCCGTCGTGATTTACTATTACCGTGTGCAAAAGCTGCAATCGCTATCGGAGCTGACGGGGTAATGGCTGAAGTACATCCAGATCCTTCTGTGGCGCTATCTGATTCTCAACAGCAAATGGATATTCCTGAATTCGATGCATACTACAATGAGCTGCTAAAATTCATGAAACAATATGAGTTAAAAGCTTAA